The Acaryochloris sp. CCMEE 5410 genome includes the window ACCGAGCAAAATGCAATAGCCTAGCTAGTTTAGGTAAATATAATCCAGATGTCGAACGAGAACTAGGTTACGGATAAGTTAAAAAAGTACGATGGGACTACCATGTTATCAACTGAAACCTACATTATGGATGAGAATCTTCATGGATAATCATGTGCCTATTCGGTTACGAAGCTGGTATGGTAAATGATCTCGATCTCCTAAGCGCTTCAACATAGGACCATGGCGATCAAACTCTACCAAACTGACAGAGGCGACTAGCATCTCAATGCGATCACGATAGCGACCCAGGTCAATCCCAAGAAGGCTACAGAGCATAATGCGAATCGTTGCTTTGTGGCCAACAACTAGCACATTGCCTGCAGGGAAAGTCTCTTCGATTTCTGCAATCACCAACGAAGCACGACTGGCAACTTGAACTGCTGTCTCTCCCCCTGTAAGCGGATTCCAGGCTGGTTCAGTGAGCCAGCGGACGTAATCCTCAGCGTAGTTTGCCTGTACATAATCAGGAGATCGATCTTCCCATTCCCCATAGCTAATCTCTTTGAGACCGTCCCGAAGCTGCAGATCAACCCCCGTAGCCTCACATAAAGGCATAGCTGTGGCGATGGTACGTTTCATGGGACTTGTATAAACAGCAGCCCATAAGATCCTTTGGTAAGTATTCCTGAAGGCTTGCGCCATTTGTAAACCCGAGGGGGTTAGTTCTGGGTCTAGTTCTCCACAATACCCTCCAGTCTGGCTGTGGGACGTTTCACCATGCCGTAGAAAATAGAGGTTTAAACTCATATGTGGGTGTCAGTCAATATCAATCAATTAAATAAGGCAGTATCGTCCTGAGTGTAGTAATTCATTTCAATTGGAATAGACGGAACATGCCAGATATTTTCGGCGTACTCCCGAATGGAACGATCTGATGAGAAGTAGCCCACGCGAGCTGTATTCAGGATAGACATGCGAACCCAATGATCTGGGTCAAGATAGGCTTGACTTACCTGCTCTTGGCATTCGATGTAGGACTGATAATCGGCGCAAAGAAGATATGGGTCATGGCAGAGTAGCGCATCAACGAGCGGTCGAAATAAGTTGCGATCACCGTGAGAAAAAAAACCAGATTCAATCCGATGCATGGCCAGAAGAAGATCAGGATTGTGCTCACAATACTCACGGGGAGAATACCCTTGGGCTTCTATCTGAACTACTTCGTCAACTGCGAGTCCAAAGAGGAAGAAATTCTCTACCCCAACCGCCTCACGAATTTCGACGTTAGCACCGCCAAGCGTTCCAATGGTGAGTGCTCCATTCAGAGACAACTTCATGTTGCCTGTCCCCGAGGCTTCCTTTCCGGCAGTGGATATCTGCTCAGATAGGTCAGCAGCGGGGTAGACAGGCTGGCTATTGGTGACATTAAAGTCTGGTAGAAATACCACCTTGATTCGATCTTGAATATCTGGATCATTGTTAACCACATCCCCCACAGATGTAATCAGTTTAATAATTAGCTTCGCCAAAAAATTGTCAGGTGCAGCCTTACCAGCAAAAATAAAAGTCCGCTCAGGAAGATCCAGATCTGAGTTCTGTTTGAGGCGGTTGTAGAGCGTGATGATGTGCAGGACATTAAGATGCTGACGATTGCACTCGCGGATGCGCTTCACCTGAATATCAAACATCGAGTCAGGGTTGACGGTGATTCCAGTTCGATCTAGGATTCGCTGGGCAAGGGCTTGCTTTTTCAGTCGTTTGACCTGCTGCCACGCAGCCCGAAAAGTTGGGTCCTCAGCCAGGGGTTCTAGCTGTTTCAAGTCCTGTAAATGAGTGATCCAGCGATCTCCAATTTTTTGGCTAATCAGATCAGTGAGCTGTGGGTTGCTCAAAGCCATCCAGCGTCGTGGTGTAACTCCGTTGGTTACGTGGGTGAGCTTCTCAGGCCAGAGTTCATGGAAGTCCTGCAGAACCGTTTGCTTGAGCAAGTTACTTTGGAGTGCAGCCACACCGTTAACGGTATGGCTGCCGACACAGGCCAAGTGAGCCATACGTACGAACTTTTCACCGCT containing:
- a CDS encoding histidine phosphatase family protein is translated as MSLNLYFLRHGETSHSQTGGYCGELDPELTPSGLQMAQAFRNTYQRILWAAVYTSPMKRTIATAMPLCEATGVDLQLRDGLKEISYGEWEDRSPDYVQANYAEDYVRWLTEPAWNPLTGGETAVQVASRASLVIAEIEETFPAGNVLVVGHKATIRIMLCSLLGIDLGRYRDRIEMLVASVSLVEFDRHGPMLKRLGDRDHLPYQLRNRIGT